The Nitrospirota bacterium genome segment ATCCGTGGCTTTGCGTTACTACCGTTACCGGCAGTTTGCCTTGATAGAAGGTATGAAAACGATACTTTATTTCAAAGTTACAGCGATATATAATGACGAAATCGTCTCTCTCTATCATAGGCAAATAGCCTCTGTCAAGAGAAATTTTAAACTTTGATTTTTTCGGCGATAAGATCTTTTCCTTCGGTCTTGTAGGAAATCATGGCACGGTCGCTGGCTTTCACAGACTTAAGAAGCGTTTCTGCCGCTTTGAAGGTGATCGACTGGCCTGTTTCGGCATCCTTGAGGGTCACGGTCTTATCTTTCAGGTTAATGGCGGTAATCACCCCCATATGGGCATTCTCTCCAGCACCTTTGCAGGCAAACGCCGGGGTGGAGAGGGTGAATCCTAAAACCATTGCGAGCGCGGTTATCGTGACTTTTTTCATGAAGATCTCCTTTCGATGGGCTCATACGCCCTTTTGCTTGGACCCTGGTAGAGGGAGCGGGGGCGGATGAGACGGTTGTGGTCCTGCTGTTCCATGATATGAGCTCCCCATCCTGAAAGCCTGCTTGTGACAAACAAAGAAGTGTAAAGGGAGATCGGAAGCTCCATTTCATAATAGGCCGAAGCCGAATAAAAATCAAGATTCGGGTAGAGGTTTTTTTTCTCCTTCATCATCGCTTCAATCTTGAGAGACATCCGGTGCCATTTCATGTTCCCTTTCCATTCGGCAATCCTGAGAGAAACCTCCTGGATCAACGGGGATCTGGAATCCCCTTTTTTGTAGACCCTGTGGCCAAAACCTGGAATCTTCTTTTTTTCGGCAAGCGCTCGAGTAATCCATTCTTCGCATTTTTCTTCGCTTCCAATCTCCAGGAGCATTTTCATCACTTCTTCGTTGGCCCCGCCATGTAACGGTCCTTTGAGGGTTCCTATGGCGGTTACGATACCGGAATGAAAGTCGGAGAGGGTGGCGGTGGTCACCCGGGCCGCAAAGGTGGAGGCATTGAATTCATGCTCCGCATAAAGGATCAGGGAGACATTCATCCCCTTGATTTCTTCCGGTGCGGGAGGAGTTCCCCGGACCAGGTAAATCAGGTTACCCGCAAGGGAAAGGTCTCTTTTGGGAGAAAGAGGTTCAAGGCCGAGGGAAAGCCGATGCATCCCGCCGATCAAAAGAGGGACCTGGGAGGCAAGTCGGATCGCTTTCCGGAGGTTTGCCTCATGGCGGTTATCTCCGGTGTCAGGGTCATAGAGGGCGAGAAGAGATACGGCGGTCCTGAGCCGGTCAAGAGGATGCGCATCCGAGGGGAAGAGCCGGATGGCCTCCCAGACCTTACCGGGCAGGTTTCTGGCCTCTACAAGATTTTCCTCCCAGCACTTGAGTTCCTTTTGGTTCGGGAGATTTCCGAGCAATAAGAGGTAGAGGACCTCTTCAAAAGAGGCCTGGCGCGCCAGATCTTCTATGGAATATCCCCGGTAGAAGAGGCCTCCGGCCTCTTCATCCACCTGGCAGATTTTGGTCGTCCCGGCGATAACCCCTTCCAGGCCGGGGTGATAGGAAGAAGGATCAATATTGGTCATATTTCAAAAGTTTATAAAGTTCTTTGCGGGTTTGCATTTTTTTTAATATCGTTTTCTGGGTTCCGGTTTTTTTCAATACGTCGTATGCTTTCTTCCCTGCTTCCATCATGACGCGAAAAGCCGTCATGGGGAATATCACAATCGAATATCCCAAAGATTGAAATTGGTCCACGGTGAGGTAGGGGGTTTTCCCAAACTCGGTCATATTTGCCATCAGAGGGACTTTAACCTCCCTGGCAAACCGTTCAAACTCCTGCGGGGTTTCGAGGGCTTCGGGAAAGATGATATCCGCGCCGCTATCGATATAAACTCTAGCCCGTTCGATGGCGTCACTTAAACCTGTCACCCCTTTTGCGTCGGTTCTGGCAATAATCAAAAAGTCCGGGGATTTTCTGGCTTTGACCGCTGAAGAGATTTTTTTTGCCATTGTTTGCGCGGTCACAAGCTCTTTACCGGGCAGATGCCCGCATCGTTTAGGAAACCGCTGGTCTTCAATTTGGATTCCGGACACGCCGCTTTTTTCAAACAGAGAAACCGTTTTATGGATGTTCCCAAAACCGGTATCGGCATCGGCAATGGCCGGAATTGAAATGACCCGGGTAATCAGCTTTGCTTGAAGAATTACAATTTCCAGCGGAAGGAGGCTTTTATCCGGCAAACCGGCGAGCGCGTTCGAGATCCCGGCGCCGGAAATATAGACTCCCTTAAAACCTGCTTCTTCGGCCAATAATGCCGACGC includes the following:
- the prpB gene encoding methylisocitrate lyase, which produces MKKKNSFLQQIQKETLLLPGVFNGASALLAEEAGFKGVYISGAGISNALAGLPDKSLLPLEIVILQAKLITRVISIPAIADADTGFGNIHKTVSLFEKSGVSGIQIEDQRFPKRCGHLPGKELVTAQTMAKKISSAVKARKSPDFLIIARTDAKGVTGLSDAIERARVYIDSGADIIFPEALETPQEFERFAREVKVPLMANMTEFGKTPYLTVDQFQSLGYSIVIFPMTAFRVMMEAGKKAYDVLKKTGTQKTILKKMQTRKELYKLLKYDQY
- a CDS encoding citrate synthase (catalyzes the formation of citrate from acetyl-CoA and oxaloacetate), producing the protein MTNIDPSSYHPGLEGVIAGTTKICQVDEEAGGLFYRGYSIEDLARQASFEEVLYLLLLGNLPNQKELKCWEENLVEARNLPGKVWEAIRLFPSDAHPLDRLRTAVSLLALYDPDTGDNRHEANLRKAIRLASQVPLLIGGMHRLSLGLEPLSPKRDLSLAGNLIYLVRGTPPAPEEIKGMNVSLILYAEHEFNASTFAARVTTATLSDFHSGIVTAIGTLKGPLHGGANEEVMKMLLEIGSEEKCEEWITRALAEKKKIPGFGHRVYKKGDSRSPLIQEVSLRIAEWKGNMKWHRMSLKIEAMMKEKKNLYPNLDFYSASAYYEMELPISLYTSLFVTSRLSGWGAHIMEQQDHNRLIRPRSLYQGPSKRAYEPIERRSS